AGACAGCCCTGTGCTAGGTGGCTAACAAGTcaataaataaaccaataaataagTATGCAGATACAATATGTGAAATAAGCAACTGTGAACTGTGCCTTTGTACTCTTTGCAAGCTGCCAGTTCTTAGGTCCTGCCAACTCTCTGTCATCTGCAAAAAAGCTAGATAAGGACAGCAGGAGAGAACATGTTCCCCACTTACCAGGCTCACACTGGAGAAATACGCCCATGCCTTGCAGTCAAACTCCTTGGAGGTGGGAGCCATGTGATGTGACACCTTGATAGAGTAATTGCGCATCTGGTTTGGCTGCACGGCCTCTAGGATAGGCTGTTCAACTTCCTCCAGATTTCCTTCATATGGCAGCATGTTAGAATGGAAGGAATATGGGCGGGAAGCCAGGTTCTTGAATGTCACCTGGGTGAGGGTGGGAGGAGCATGCGCAAAAAAGAGAATTAACATTTGGTGAGAGCAATAAAGAACAAAGGtggctgaagatgcacctctccaCTCTTCATGGAGTTGCTGCCTTTTAACCTGGTAGATTATGGAcctaggctgtgggcacactagtcgcttcaaaTGCACGCAGAgtagtttttctggctgtgttttgaagcgactctgccctctgctggccacacctcctttCCCACTGTTGACTTCAGTCCTTTCagaaccacccacagcaaagtgttatgccagtcactggctctgcctgagcctacaggaaagcgtttccattggccacacctggaagacaaaggggtcgaTCTACTAATGAGTagtgaaatctgcctgaagcagaattttttaaaaaatgcactcaagctgatccgaccaggttttagagtaaaaaggggtggactagcatcatgtgcccccattttcagaaatgagagaggtggagatgcattggGACTGGCACAACAGGAAGTGTGTCTCTGCCTCtactgctgcctggggctgatgggagttgtagtccaaaacatctggagggtaccaggttaagGAAGGTTGACCTAAGCCATAGCTACGGAGGGGCGCCTGGGGACCCAACTTCCTCAGTTATATTCTAGGCCCCCTTCCTGAATTattggctttcattttttttaaagtatctcaCCCTTTTACGTATGGATATAAATGCACATgcagttggtatagcacagtggggaggagagcctggctgggagtccagaggctgtgagttcaaatccccgctcgtgtctcctgggtgtcaagggccagctaaacatcacccccatagtgagtggctcagggatgacgtgccctgccacctgtgcagccgtgggcaagctgcagagtcccaaggagcccagttgccccccagctggcagttgcggacaaggaaggggctggcttgtgcagctgtggcaagctaagcaggccctagccagctggggaggactagcctcagagggaggcaatggtaaaccccctctgaataccgcttaccatgaaaaccctattcatagggtcgccataagtcaggatcgacttgaaggcagtccatttccattttcataaatGCACACAagcagaattctgcccaattgctCGCTAagtagtacaggaataccccgcattaacgagtacgtaaactgaaaatgtacttaaagtgaagcactaccttttttcacttatcgctgcatatactgcactgcagtcgtcatatacgggcataactgatgtaaataacccatttataactaaaataaacacagtaggccttattttaagaaaaagtttgtagttggaaactgatcgggcggtggcgtcatgccgttaagtgtccgttcttgtgaAGCGAGTgtatgtaaacaggggaatggtgctactgtaaatatgtccatactcgcgagtgtccgtaaagtgaaggtctgtatagcggggtattcctgtattgtaattagatgagagagaaagagagagagaggctgttcTACAATGATTCCCTGATCCCACTTAGGCCTTTATGCAGGGcctgcccaaaacattttgctgcctaaggcaaaagacaagatgccatctcctcccccactcccagTTCCATAGTTTACAGCAGTGACAGTtgaatcttaattttttttaaaaaagacaggtCCTATTCATAATGCTTTCTACCTTTTATGGTATTAATTGGGTAGATGGTCTATTAAAACCATTCTGATCTACTAATAAGGTATACCCACCtagtcaggtgtgtgtgtgtgtgtgtactgcctttaagtcaattccgacttatggtgaccctatgaataagtttttcatggggctgagaggcagtgactggcccaaggtcacccagtgagtttcatggctgtgtggggattcgaaccctggtctcccaggtggaaGTCCAataccttaatcactacaccacactggctctcacctagGCAGGTAgcagatttaatttttttaaaaaaaatatttttcaatacAAGCAACTATAATATTTAGAGTGGGGGTGAGCAACCTTTTTTTGTGTGGAGGGCTGCataccagtgatgggcagggccacagTCAAAAGTGAGCCAGACTGGAGCCACAGATGGGTGGAACTCCTTTCTTTTTTACTCTCTTTTCTGctactccccccaccccatctctgCAAGCCTCTGAGCAGTGCTAGGTGGCTGGatctagctgccattttaatttctcacagtGCCCAGAGAGCAAAGTTATGTCAAGGGCATTGTGGGGAATTTAAAGGGTGCTGGAGCCCTGGTAGCAGCTCAAGGATGCCAGGTGTTGATCCCGGGCCTGTTTTACAGGCAGATGAATAGGCCATAGTACAGAAGATAAAATACAGACCTAAACAAATGGCATATGTGCAGATGGGGGATTTAAAAGTATGGGAGATTCCACCCTCCAACCTTTTCCTTCCCATATTGCACATGGAGCATCTCACCCTGATGACATCATCAACCTGTGCCCGGATGTACGGCCCCAAGATGCCCAAGTGCTCATCCAACTCTCCACGGTCTGATGACTGAGTAAAAGAGCTGTCTAGGTATTCCCGGAAAACGACTTTCCGGTACTTCTTGGATTGCTTCTTCCAGCTGTTCTTCGGATTCCTGTGACAAcataagaggcatttcagtctgtGACActctttccccagcctggtgcccccctcccccagatcttTTAGACTACACCTCCAATCAGCCtcaccaagcatggccaatggttacgGGAATCAAGTTGGGGAAAGTTATTCTAGAACATTTCTccatcctgtctcccaacacttcCTAAGCTGACCTTTATCCAGTCAGCACCAGTTAACTCCTCTTAAACTTTTCAGCCACATTTCCTAGGCATGCATTGTGGTTGCAACATGCTGCTGTCCCAAAATCCAACAGATAACGCTCCATTTTGCATATGTGCCTGTCTGTATACATCCATCGCCAAAATGGCAGCTGTTGTTAGTTGGTGTGGCGTATTGGCAAGGACCATAGAAAACTTATGACTCAGATTTTACCCCAGCCACAGACTCACTCAGTAGCTCTAAGCAAGCCATTGTTGTTCACATTCAGCACCCCATCTGCAATTTGAGGATAATGCTGGCCTATCTTACAGTGCTGCTGTAAGGACTGCTGGAATAATATTTACACAAATAGTAGGTCTGTGTTCAAGTccgtactcagagcttggaaacgttactttttttgaactacaactcccatcagccccagccatcatggccacttttccaagctttgtccGTACTCTGCTATGAGGCTTATGATGTGacgtctctcagcccaacctaccttacaaggtggttatgaaaataaaatggatggAGGAAGCATCTgtgctgcttggaggaagggcagggtacaaATGTAATGTTAAAATTATCATTAAATTCTctgaaagtgctatataaatgctaagcatCACTAGGAGGATCACATACCACCATCTCAGAAAGTCTTGATATTGGATTGGCTAAGAGCCTTTACCTCTTCCTCCTCACATCATCTTCTGACCTTATGGGGAAGTTTGGAGGTAAGATCCCAGGAGCATCTCAAATATGTTCTTTGGTCTAGAATCTAGAttaaccttccccaaccttgagACTCCAGACtttgtggaactacaactcccatcatccctgaccactggtcgcACTAGTTGGGGATTATAGTCCAACATTGTTTGGGGATTGTTGCTCTAGAGAACTTGTGGGCAACCGAGGATTGAatatggcccttcaggcctctctatttggccctcagaactctccccagagcACAACACCTCTCCCCAGGCAACATcattcactggccctgctttgcactccaAGGGTTTTTcgctggctgcaatgtgtccttgaactctgataatgcctctcgcttgcctggatgaaggatagagagggaatgttcgtagaaactagcctactgtacaaagatataATTTTTAGTTgttcctctgcccacttttgtcacGTAGCCTTTGGAAGGTTGCCCTTGAGCTGGAAAaatggctgtgggcacactagtcgcttcaaaagcagccagaatggttttactggctgcgttttgaagcaactctgccctcagctggtcGCATCTCCCTTCTCCACTACTGACTTCAGACCTCTCAGGACTGCCCATAGCAAAGTGttaggccaatcactgtctctgcctcagCCTGCAGCAAGGcgttttcattggccacacctgcaGGGCAATGGGATGAtgtaccaatcagttgcgaaatctgtctgaaatggattttttaaaaaaatgcaatcaaAATGCAATCCGGCCGGCCAGAGCCTTAGagcaaaaaggggcagagtttgactagcatcatgtccccccattttcagaaaagagaagtggagaaaCTCTGGAACTGGTACAAAGTAATTGTGTCTCTATgaccctccatggtgcagagtggtaagcggcggtaacacagccgaagctctgctcatggctggagttcgattccaacggaaggaggaagtcgaatctccagtaaaaggggtcaaggtccactcagccttccatccatccgtggtcagtaaaatgagtacctggcatatgctggggggtaaagaaaggccggggaaggaactggcaatcccatcccatatatatggtctgcctagtaaacgtcacaagacgtcaccctaagagttggaaacaactcgcactataagtgcggggacacctttacctttaattgtGTCTCTACCCAAGGTTCCTGAACTCTGCTCTAGAGAGCATTGAGGCTGGTTGAATTTCCAGTCCCCTGCTTCACCCTACAGCCAAAGGGGTTGTGAAGAACTTACTTGACTCCTTGATATGGTGAGGAAAAATGGTTCCCGTAATCCCACATCACTTCCACCGCGGCAATGAAATACTGCTGGACTTTCCCAGTGTTCCAAGTTCGCGCATCCTGGTCATCCTCTTCATAGATATCAAAGTCCTCCTTGTTCTCCTCGGTATTGCTGTAGTCATCATACTCAGAGGCCTGTTTCAGAGGCTGTGAGGAGTTTGTCTCCCCTATTCTGTTGAGGCCAAAGGGAGCCCTGGAGACCTCCATATGAGCTTTGGCTCCTGGAGCCCTGCTCTCATCTTTGCTGAATCCATGTTCTGGGATTCCAAACTcttcttcctttctcttcctttcaAATATCTCTGTGTTGCCACTTATGGGAGGAATGCCACCTTCTTCACCATtgatttctttctgtctctctgcttCCTCCCATAGCTCTTCCTGAAGGGTTCGATAGACAGTCAGGCGATCCTGAAGGCCCATGTCGTTTTCAGCTGAGGCCCATTTTGCTGGCCTTGCAGCCTCCTCCCTCTTTATGGCCGCCTTCAAGGATTCATGCCCTAACGTTTGCCCTCGATCTGTACTGGACTCCCCCAGCTGCAACTGCAAAAGAGTTTCTGGATCAGTGTGACTCACAACTGGAACCTCTGGTGTTGCACGAAGTCCATCCTCATTTGTCTTCTGcttgatggttttctggagaatAGGGTCAACACCTGTGATTTGTCTTCTAGCAAAGATGGCAGGGGCCAgtctgggtttggtttcctgggGCCCAAGAGTTCTGGAATAACCAGAAACAGTGGTGGTTGCATCCCCTACATCTTGAGATAAGCTGCCTTCTCTCTGAGCCTGTTCGCTTCCATCCTGAGAGACCATCCTGAGTACCGTTACTTTTTGGGAATCATGGATGTTCAGGGAATGTGGGATTGGCCTGTACTGGACTGAGTTCGACAGAGAAGATGAAGCTGTTATCTTGCCAGGACTGGTTGTGCGATGGTCTCCAGCAGCCTCATCTGTGAAATATGCCCTTGTTATAAAACCCTTGGCCTTGTTTATCTTGAACAAAGTCTGAGCTCTTCCTTCATCTTCACTAGGACTCTTTGTTTCCCTTGTTGCTACAGTGTCTCTTTCTTCTAATGTGGCTTGTCGTGATTTCAGAGACCTCTTTTCCAAGTGACCACCGCATCCATGAGGGCCCTGTTGACAGGACTTCAGCCTTGTCCCATCTGAGGACTTTTCATGGCTCTGAATGTCTGGTTCCGATTGTAGCTGGCTCTCTCCCTTTCTTACAAGCTCCACAGAACCTGCATCATTTCCTAGGTCAATTCGCTGTGATGGAGGTGTCTCCCCTTGATGAAAAACATCCCCTTTTTCTGATACGCTCTCTTTCGAAAGCCCTAAGATGGCATCTGCTGGCCTGCTTTGTATAATTATTTGTTCCACAGATGTATCTAGCACTCCACGGGAATCTGGAGTACTCATCATGTTGTCTATGGCATCAAATCTGGGCAaatcttcattttctctccttgaGAGATCCTTACCTTGGCTAGTTTCTTGGAAAGCTCCTTGGAGTGCTAAGCCATCTGGTCCTTGACTAGTGTGAAAGAGACGTGTAGAGAATCGATCATGACTGTCCAGAATGTCGTTAGTATATTTGGCCTTGTCCATAATACTTGGGTCGCTGACCAATCTATCTGGATCCACCCTTTCGCTGCTCTGTGCAGAAAAAGAGTTGTGCTCAGTCAGAtgatctgggcctctagtggctGTGTCCAGTTTGAGCTGCACAATCTTCTCAGTTCCATGATCCTGAAAACTCTTTGCTACAAGCCTTGTCTCACGTGCTTTGTCATAAGAGGCTATATATGGACTATTACTGCCAAGAAGAAAATCTTCACTTACAGACGTAGAAGTGCCTCCTTGACCTCCCATAGTTGCGGTGGTTCGTTCAACTTGTGATGAAACACCTGGTTTTTTTGCTAGCAATGATTCCCTGGTTGTAAATGGTTCATTCCCTTGGACAGTTGCCTTACGAGACAAGTAGTTTGTTGAATCTTGAAAGGTTGTGTCATAGCTCTGCGACACCAGATCTTCAGTCCCAGGGTTAATTTCTAATCTTGATGGACCAGTGCCTTGCCTCTCCCATGACATGTGCTGAACAACTGGCTTATTTTTCAAATCATCTAATGATGCAGAAGTATCACTAGTGTGAAAGAAAGTGCTTTCATCCATATCAGACATTGTTTGCAGTGCTACTTCCTCATTCAACATAATATCTGGCGTCCATGTTACAGCATTCTGTCCTTTGGCTATGTTTACATCTTCTACCAAAGCTCTTTCAGGAAACCTGGAATCTGGATCTACCTTATTTAGTTTTGATAAATCATCATCAATTTTAAGAGGGCTTTTTTCTGCATTCAAGGTCGGGCTTTCTGCAAGGCCAATCCCATCAGACAAGTCCTTTGACTGCACAGTGGTAACATGACCTTCAAGAAATGCCTCCGTTTTTTCCAGTGGAGGGCCTGATTGAGCCTTCTTGACTTCCACTGCCTCTTGTTCATCTGAGTTCTCTTGGACCATCCCAGGTCCTTCAAGTGGTATGGATGTTCCAAAGATGGTCTCATTACCCAGATTGGTTGCAGTCTCTAATGCACTCTCATTATGCTGAGACTCTTGGAAACCTTGCTTGAGCACGGCTGATGGTTCTTCTTCTGCCAGAAAGGCATCAATGGGCACAATCTCAACAAGGTTCTCTTGAAAAGAAGGTAAAGAATTGTCATCTAGGGATAATGATTCCGCAGGAGGCAACACCAGGTCAGTGGGATATGTTTTGTTGTTTAACTTGAGAAGCTGCTCAGTCTGTTCAAGACAAGGATCCAAATCATGGTTGGtcttctgcatttcattttccaaAGAGGAGATGTTGTCATCCCTATGTTTCTTTATGCAAGGCCTAAGAGGCCTTTTTTTCTTGGGGAAGCCTCTTGGTTGCAAGAGGTTGGCTTCGAGCATGTAGTCTTCTGGTATTAGTTCATCAGATTCATCATACTCTACTTCCTGGAAGCACTTGGAAACAGTGAATATGGCTCTCATTCCACGTCTTCTGAAGTCAGGGTTCAAGCATCCCAACATCCATGTGCCTGTCTCAGGTAAAGGCAAAAGATCAAAGCAGAGAATGAGATACAGGAGCATTCTTTCTGTTGAGGTGGGGCTGGGGAATGGAAGTAACCAGAAGGGGTAGGACCCATGACACTCTCACAAAATTCCAAATGTACTCATGAGCTCAAATCGGTTGGCCACCCCGGTTACAAGTTCCTGACAGACAATAAATAGATCTCTTTTATGGGGATAGAGGCAGCCTGGGAAGTGATAGAGCAGATTCCACTCTTGTGGTGTATGAATGAATCAATAGATCAGAAGTAaccaacacagtgccctccagatctagttggactccaactcccatcaaccccagacagcctggccaatggtcagggttaatGGGAgatgtaggccaacaacatctagatggcACTCTGTTGGCTACTACTGCAATAGGActcctgctaccctgggctccttctaggaggaagggcaggatataaatttaataaacaaacaaataaaataatagatcAAGAGTAGGAGTTTCTAAGCTTCTTTAAAGAAGAGTCCATACTCCTTCTTCATCCTCACTTTAACTCTTCTTTCAAGACAAAAAGCAGTACAGACATTAACGTGAAACTGAACCACATTTTCATGCCAAATGAACTGTGATGCTTCAGAAGAGATCAGCTTCATCAGACTGAGTCAAGCAACACCTCTAACTAACCTGGATTCTCCATGGACATGAAGACAGTCTCTCCAGAGAGGGGAAAGAGTGTGAGGATCTCTTCAAAGACCGTGTTGTGCTTAAAAGTGTTCCCGGAGAAGAAGACGGACAGAATCTCAGTCTGGTTACCTACACTTAGGATGTACCAATACACAACTTGGTTTTGACAAAGCTTAAGGTGTAGATGATCAAAGACATAGCCATTGATACCTGGAAGAGTAGTGagatggggaaagtgctgttgatATCCAGATCACAGGGTCGATTGAGGCCAAAAAGTCAAGACAGAATTTCAAAAACAAACTGGTGAGGATTAAAATAACAAAGAGTCCTGTATCCCCCTAAAGAGCATTGAAATAGTTACACATTAATTATTTagcctttaagatgccacaggacTCTTTGTTCCCCACCCTCCCTGCAAAACAGACCAACCAGGTTACATTTCTGAAAAGTCTAAGTGTGGGCTGTCAGCTGTTGCTTCTATCACCAGAACTGCTGGTTGGGAAATACAAGCTGTTCTAGctaaaattacaaacattacaaaccATAATCCTTCTGGTTCTGGGGATCAAGTGATCCCAGAAAAGCAGTCCTCCTGTACTGCTAAATTTACCCTGCCGTTAACGGCTTTAGAAGAGATTTGGCCAAAGTCACAGAGGATAAGTTTATCAATAGTTGCTATATGGGCAACATGGCTTGAATACCAGATTCTGGAGAACACAAGGGCTATTACATTAatgtcctgcttatgggattCCCAAGAGGCATATGGCTGCCCACTGTGGGAAAACAGAGAACTGgataaagcaagcctttattctgacccagcagggctttgcTTGTATTCTTATTCCTGTGACACAGATCCAAAGTCTGCTGTGTTTTCTCAGTCTGACGTTATatcctcaccatacatttaaagcactcttatactactTTAAGAGTCTTGCCTTCCCCCAAATAaacttggaaactgtagtttgtgaagggtgctgggggcGGTAGCTCTgcaggggatctcctaacaacatcCCTAACAACAAGGGATGGACAAAGCtgacagttttggttctctcagattctcatttttccagtcttaaatgaaattctctacatttccacatcaatttgcaaatGTTAGTTAAaataatcttcatgaaaattcatcagcagtgtttttcccctaataaacatgtttt
The DNA window shown above is from Rhineura floridana isolate rRhiFlo1 chromosome 16, rRhiFlo1.hap2, whole genome shotgun sequence and carries:
- the F8 gene encoding coagulation factor VIII isoform X2, translated to MGLLGPTIRAEVHDKVVVTFKNMASHPFSIHAIGVSYWKASEGAGYGDETSWPEKEDDAVEPGQTHTYVWEILQEQGPTGFDPQCLTYAYSSRVDTVKDTNSGLIGALLVCRPGSLMSEGTRSIVQEFVLLFAVFDEGKSWYSESNTSGNVWSLDNKDELHTINGFMHFSLPELKVCQKRPIYWYVIGLGTRPEVHSILFEGHTFLVRDHRQATLDISPATFLTAETTPGTNGTFQMFCQIPSHQQAGMEISIRVEVCPEPPMKKMRVAVATVDEEDYSDYDKADMESMVINMGDDFAPRIAGRSRAKRLPVIWKHYIAAEEVVWDYAPGKPTYLDSAYAKQFLERGPQRIGSKYKKVVFVEYEDGTFKRRKASKPDHMGILGPVLKGETGDEFMIMFKNLASRPYNIYPHGITNVTSFYHMRTTKHHSLKLMPIRPNQVFTYRWKIMPQDGPTHSDPRCLTRYYYSSFRPALDLASGLIGPLLICLKETMDRRGNQIMSDEAKFVLFSVFDENRSWYLEENIKQFCADAANVNLKDPEFYASNVMYSINGYVFDHLHLKLCQNQVVYWYILSVGNQTEILSVFFSGNTFKHNTVFEEILTLFPLSGETVFMSMENPGTWMLGCLNPDFRRRGMRAIFTVSKCFQEVEYDESDELIPEDYMLEANLLQPRGFPKKKRPLRPCIKKHRDDNISSLENEMQKTNHDLDPCLEQTEQLLKLNNKTYPTDLVLPPAESLSLDDNSLPSFQENLVEIVPIDAFLAEEEPSAVLKQGFQESQHNESALETATNLGNETIFGTSIPLEGPGMVQENSDEQEAVEVKKAQSGPPLEKTEAFLEGHVTTVQSKDLSDGIGLAESPTLNAEKSPLKIDDDLSKLNKVDPDSRFPERALVEDVNIAKGQNAVTWTPDIMLNEEVALQTMSDMDESTFFHTSDTSASLDDLKNKPVVQHMSWERQGTGPSRLEINPGTEDLVSQSYDTTFQDSTNYLSRKATVQGNEPFTTRESLLAKKPGVSSQVERTTATMGGQGGTSTSVSEDFLLGSNSPYIASYDKARETRLVAKSFQDHGTEKIVQLKLDTATRGPDHLTEHNSFSAQSSERVDPDRLVSDPSIMDKAKYTNDILDSHDRFSTRLFHTSQGPDGLALQGAFQETSQGKDLSRRENEDLPRFDAIDNMMSTPDSRGVLDTSVEQIIIQSRPADAILGLSKESVSEKGDVFHQGETPPSQRIDLGNDAGSVELVRKGESQLQSEPDIQSHEKSSDGTRLKSCQQGPHGCGGHLEKRSLKSRQATLEERDTVATRETKSPSEDEGRAQTLFKINKAKGFITRAYFTDEAAGDHRTTSPGKITASSSLSNSVQYRPIPHSLNIHDSQKVTVLRMVSQDGSEQAQREGSLSQDVGDATTTVSGYSRTLGPQETKPRLAPAIFARRQITGVDPILQKTIKQKTNEDGLRATPEVPVVSHTDPETLLQLQLGESSTDRGQTLGHESLKAAIKREEAARPAKWASAENDMGLQDRLTVYRTLQEELWEEAERQKEINGEEGGIPPISGNTEIFERKRKEEEFGIPEHGFSKDESRAPGAKAHMEVSRAPFGLNRIGETNSSQPLKQASEYDDYSNTEENKEDFDIYEEDDQDARTWNTGKVQQYFIAAVEVMWDYGNHFSSPYQGVKNPKNSWKKQSKKYRKVVFREYLDSSFTQSSDRGELDEHLGILGPYIRAQVDDVIRVTFKNLASRPYSFHSNMLPYEGNLEEVEQPILEAVQPNQMRNYSIKVSHHMAPTSKEFDCKAWAYFSSVSLEKDLHSGLIGPLIICQPGALSTVYGRQLAVQEFSLLFTIFDETKSWYFAENLERDCPPPCHIQMDNPAFKASNYFYAINGYVKNTLPGLVMGQHQRVRWYLLNMGGTEDIHSVHFHGQVFTIRMAEEYRLGVYNLYPGVFETVEMHPSHPGIWQVECMVGEHEQAGMSALFLVYDQRCQTPLGLGSGYVADSQITASDHYGHWVPSLARLDNSGSINAWSTAQKNSWIQVDLLRPQILHGVKTQGARQKFSSLYISQFVIFYSRDGEKWKSYRGNATSSQMIFFGNVDAAGVKDNRFDPPILARYIRLHPTHFSIRNTLRMELLGCDLNSCSMPLGMESNAISNEQISASSYVNSVFSTWSPPLARLNLNGRVNAWRPKVDSSAEWLQVKFQKTMKVMGVVTQGAKAAFTKMFVREFSLSSSLDGERWASVLQDGKEKIFQGNQDHFSPVVNLLDPPLFARYLRIHPVRWNNHIALRMELLGCDTQQVA
- the F8 gene encoding coagulation factor VIII isoform X1, whose product is MRRVPWSGGVIILWCLFQQSVGITRRYYIAAVETDWDYEPASQKGVHYPTTTTQYKKAVYLEYTDATFTQAKPKPAWMGLLGPTIRAEVHDKVVVTFKNMASHPFSIHAIGVSYWKASEGAGYGDETSWPEKEDDAVEPGQTHTYVWEILQEQGPTGFDPQCLTYAYSSRVDTVKDTNSGLIGALLVCRPGSLMSEGTRSIVQEFVLLFAVFDEGKSWYSESNTSGNVWSLDNKDELHTINGFMHFSLPELKVCQKRPIYWYVIGLGTRPEVHSILFEGHTFLVRDHRQATLDISPATFLTAETTPGTNGTFQMFCQIPSHQQAGMEISIRVEVCPEPPMKKMRVAVATVDEEDYSDYDKADMESMVINMGDDFAPRIAGRSRAKRLPVIWKHYIAAEEVVWDYAPGKPTYLDSAYAKQFLERGPQRIGSKYKKVVFVEYEDGTFKRRKASKPDHMGILGPVLKGETGDEFMIMFKNLASRPYNIYPHGITNVTSFYHMRTTKHHSLKLMPIRPNQVFTYRWKIMPQDGPTHSDPRCLTRYYYSSFRPALDLASGLIGPLLICLKETMDRRGNQIMSDEAKFVLFSVFDENRSWYLEENIKQFCADAANVNLKDPEFYASNVMYSINGYVFDHLHLKLCQNQVVYWYILSVGNQTEILSVFFSGNTFKHNTVFEEILTLFPLSGETVFMSMENPGTWMLGCLNPDFRRRGMRAIFTVSKCFQEVEYDESDELIPEDYMLEANLLQPRGFPKKKRPLRPCIKKHRDDNISSLENEMQKTNHDLDPCLEQTEQLLKLNNKTYPTDLVLPPAESLSLDDNSLPSFQENLVEIVPIDAFLAEEEPSAVLKQGFQESQHNESALETATNLGNETIFGTSIPLEGPGMVQENSDEQEAVEVKKAQSGPPLEKTEAFLEGHVTTVQSKDLSDGIGLAESPTLNAEKSPLKIDDDLSKLNKVDPDSRFPERALVEDVNIAKGQNAVTWTPDIMLNEEVALQTMSDMDESTFFHTSDTSASLDDLKNKPVVQHMSWERQGTGPSRLEINPGTEDLVSQSYDTTFQDSTNYLSRKATVQGNEPFTTRESLLAKKPGVSSQVERTTATMGGQGGTSTSVSEDFLLGSNSPYIASYDKARETRLVAKSFQDHGTEKIVQLKLDTATRGPDHLTEHNSFSAQSSERVDPDRLVSDPSIMDKAKYTNDILDSHDRFSTRLFHTSQGPDGLALQGAFQETSQGKDLSRRENEDLPRFDAIDNMMSTPDSRGVLDTSVEQIIIQSRPADAILGLSKESVSEKGDVFHQGETPPSQRIDLGNDAGSVELVRKGESQLQSEPDIQSHEKSSDGTRLKSCQQGPHGCGGHLEKRSLKSRQATLEERDTVATRETKSPSEDEGRAQTLFKINKAKGFITRAYFTDEAAGDHRTTSPGKITASSSLSNSVQYRPIPHSLNIHDSQKVTVLRMVSQDGSEQAQREGSLSQDVGDATTTVSGYSRTLGPQETKPRLAPAIFARRQITGVDPILQKTIKQKTNEDGLRATPEVPVVSHTDPETLLQLQLGESSTDRGQTLGHESLKAAIKREEAARPAKWASAENDMGLQDRLTVYRTLQEELWEEAERQKEINGEEGGIPPISGNTEIFERKRKEEEFGIPEHGFSKDESRAPGAKAHMEVSRAPFGLNRIGETNSSQPLKQASEYDDYSNTEENKEDFDIYEEDDQDARTWNTGKVQQYFIAAVEVMWDYGNHFSSPYQGVKNPKNSWKKQSKKYRKVVFREYLDSSFTQSSDRGELDEHLGILGPYIRAQVDDVIRVTFKNLASRPYSFHSNMLPYEGNLEEVEQPILEAVQPNQMRNYSIKVSHHMAPTSKEFDCKAWAYFSSVSLEKDLHSGLIGPLIICQPGALSTVYGRQLAVQEFSLLFTIFDETKSWYFAENLERDCPPPCHIQMDNPAFKASNYFYAINGYVKNTLPGLVMGQHQRVRWYLLNMGGTEDIHSVHFHGQVFTIRMAEEYRLGVYNLYPGVFETVEMHPSHPGIWQVECMVGEHEQAGMSALFLVYDQRCQTPLGLGSGYVADSQITASDHYGHWVPSLARLDNSGSINAWSTAQKNSWIQVDLLRPQILHGVKTQGARQKFSSLYISQFVIFYSRDGEKWKSYRGNATSSQMIFFGNVDAAGVKDNRFDPPILARYIRLHPTHFSIRNTLRMELLGCDLNSCSMPLGMESNAISNEQISASSYVNSVFSTWSPPLARLNLNGRVNAWRPKVDSSAEWLQVKFQKTMKVMGVVTQGAKAAFTKMFVREFSLSSSLDGERWASVLQDGKEKIFQGNQDHFSPVVNLLDPPLFARYLRIHPVRWNNHIALRMELLGCDTQQVA